One stretch of Psilocybe cubensis strain MGC-MH-2018 chromosome 6, whole genome shotgun sequence DNA includes these proteins:
- a CDS encoding GTP-binding protein rho1 has protein sequence MRQGGAPVYTHRAEAVGNPWHSSSALKRWYHTFVDGAALLTTIPPARRQPRSPASNTSIHARRRTTAPENHVGNQRNLVIVGDGACGKVYVPTVFENSVANVEVDARQALMCHTYACLPLILVVCKTDLRPDSRVIEEFRMTSRNPLKEGMAVAQKIGAKHYLECSAKSGEGVREVFQYATRAALLSRGKGKKSHHCIVL, from the exons ATGCGCCAAGGCGGTGCGCCTGTTTACACGCACAGGGCAGAGGCCGTTGGTAATCCCTGGCATTCAAGTTCCGCTTTAAAACGGTGGTATCATACATTCGTTGACGGGGCCGCTTTGCTCACAACCATCCCCCCTGCTCGTCGCCAGCCCCGCTCCCCAGCATCTAATACATCTATTCACGCACGTCGCCGCACAACCGCCCCCGAGAACCATGTCGGAAATCAAAGGAACCTTGTCATCGTTGGTGATGGTGCTTGCGGAAAG GTATATGTACCAACCGTGTTCGAGAACTCTGTTGCCAATGTCGAGGTCGACG CTCGTCAAGCTTTGATG TGCCATACCTATGCCTGCCTGCCTCTCATTCTCGTCGTCTGCAAAACAGATCTCAGACCTGACTCCCGTGTGATTGAGGAGTTTAGAATGACGAGCCGTAACCCCCTCAAAGAG GGTATGGCAGTCGCCCAGAAGATCGGGGCAAAGCACTACCTCGAATGCTCCGCCAAGTCGGGTGAAGGCGTCCGCGAAGTCTTCCAGTACGCCACCCGCGCCGCACTGCTCAGCAGaggaaagggcaagaagaGCCACCATTGCATCGTGTTGTAG